One window of the Oceanicaulis sp. genome contains the following:
- a CDS encoding bile acid:sodium symporter family protein, translating to MDAAALDAARIELAPGGSVILPAVLAMVMFSVALSLRVSDFAFLKAEPVRFLGAAAAQMVLLPAATLALIQVIDPVPSIALGMIVVACCPGGNVSNFFAHLARGDTALSVSLTATSSLLAALATPVSIVLWTSLYAPADALVDQINVSPLPFIAQTMILLAVPLVAGMAVAARFPKTAARIRPALMAAALLGILGMVLGGLGANWALLTATAGTVFTIAVIHNAMAFGVGAVSGRLIGFSAPRRRALTFEVGIQNAGLGLVILLSQFDGLGGAAAIVGMWSIWHLVAGLGLAGAFRFYDARLSGAKPELAE from the coding sequence ATGGACGCAGCCGCGCTCGATGCGGCGCGGATCGAGCTCGCGCCGGGCGGATCGGTGATCCTGCCGGCCGTGCTGGCCATGGTCATGTTCTCCGTGGCGCTGTCGCTGCGGGTGTCCGATTTCGCATTCCTGAAGGCCGAACCGGTGCGCTTTCTCGGGGCCGCCGCAGCCCAGATGGTGTTGCTGCCCGCCGCCACGCTCGCGCTCATTCAAGTGATCGATCCGGTCCCCTCGATCGCGCTGGGGATGATCGTGGTGGCGTGCTGCCCGGGCGGGAACGTGTCGAACTTCTTCGCTCATCTCGCGCGCGGGGACACCGCGCTGTCGGTCTCGCTGACCGCGACCTCCAGCCTGCTCGCCGCGCTCGCGACGCCGGTCTCCATCGTGCTGTGGACCAGTCTCTACGCGCCCGCCGACGCGCTTGTCGATCAGATAAACGTCAGCCCGCTTCCCTTCATCGCTCAGACCATGATCCTGCTCGCGGTCCCGCTGGTCGCAGGCATGGCGGTCGCCGCACGCTTTCCCAAGACCGCCGCGCGCATCCGGCCCGCCCTGATGGCCGCAGCGCTGCTGGGCATTCTCGGCATGGTGCTGGGCGGGCTGGGGGCGAACTGGGCGCTTCTGACCGCAACGGCCGGGACGGTCTTCACCATCGCGGTGATCCACAACGCGATGGCGTTCGGCGTCGGCGCGGTCTCGGGCCGGCTCATCGGCTTTTCCGCGCCGCGCCGCCGCGCGCTCACCTTCGAGGTGGGCATACAGAACGCAGGCCTGGGCCTCGTGATCCTTCTCAGCCAGTTCGACGGGCTGGGCGGGGCGGCGGCCATCGTCGGCATGTGGTCGATCTGGCACCTCGTCGCCGGGCTGGGCCTGGCCGGCGCGTTCCGGTTTTACGACGCCCGCCTGTCCGGCGCGAAGCCGGAGCTGGCGGAATGA
- a CDS encoding M28 family metallopeptidase, which yields MLRFLAFSSAAVLTGALIAACDPPAPEAEGPEDAVSETGSGTADAPDRGEAGMSGVSRSADGIEIAYTVPADEWPHHAETDPEITEEDFAYRIATLADERFGGRGPASEKGEPAADWIATEMERAGLEPAGLDGTWFQPVPLIETTLQEDQSAFEITVNGEPMGLRVGEDVTYWSQNPEQSVSLEDSELVFVGYGIVAPEYGWNDYEGVDVEGKTVVMLINDPGFADPDAGRFNGRAMTYYGRWTYKFEEAARQGAEGAIIVHQTAPASYPWGTVRASWSGPQFILASGADQDYVDVQSWIQETVAYDLFEAAGLSFDELAEQAAAPGFRAVEMNGATLSASLSNELRELSSRNVAGMIEGSERPDEYVLFMAHWDHIGERLNFAGEDQIYNGAVDNATGTTAIIEIAERFASADTRPERSVIFVAVTAEEQGLLGSEFYAQEPLVPLNQTVAGFNFDGMLPIGPTADIVVIGRGSSELEDILEAEANAIGMDVTPDPEPEAGYFYRSDHVTLARRGVPMLYADSGSIHAERGAEYGAQVAAGYRADRYHKPSDEFDGAWDMRGFVQSTRLMYDVAREVTDSEAWPNWYEDNEFRSVRDAMMNDSE from the coding sequence ATGTTACGTTTTCTCGCTTTTTCGTCCGCCGCCGTCCTGACCGGCGCCCTTATCGCCGCCTGCGATCCGCCTGCGCCCGAGGCCGAAGGGCCCGAGGACGCGGTGTCCGAAACCGGCTCAGGGACCGCCGACGCGCCTGATCGCGGCGAGGCCGGCATGTCCGGCGTCAGCCGCAGCGCGGACGGGATCGAGATCGCCTACACGGTCCCGGCCGACGAATGGCCCCATCACGCCGAGACCGATCCGGAGATCACCGAGGAGGACTTCGCCTATCGCATCGCCACCCTGGCCGACGAGCGCTTCGGCGGGCGCGGTCCGGCGAGCGAGAAGGGCGAGCCGGCCGCAGACTGGATCGCCACCGAGATGGAGCGCGCCGGGCTCGAACCGGCGGGTCTCGACGGCACATGGTTCCAGCCTGTCCCGCTGATCGAGACGACGCTTCAGGAAGACCAGTCCGCCTTCGAGATCACCGTGAACGGCGAGCCGATGGGGCTGCGCGTCGGCGAAGACGTCACCTACTGGAGCCAGAACCCCGAACAGTCCGTCAGCCTTGAAGACAGCGAGCTGGTCTTCGTGGGCTACGGGATCGTCGCGCCCGAATACGGCTGGAACGACTATGAGGGCGTCGACGTCGAGGGCAAGACGGTGGTCATGCTGATCAACGATCCCGGCTTCGCCGATCCCGACGCGGGCCGGTTCAACGGCCGGGCGATGACCTATTACGGCCGCTGGACCTACAAGTTCGAGGAAGCTGCCCGCCAGGGCGCGGAAGGCGCGATCATCGTGCACCAGACCGCGCCGGCGAGCTATCCCTGGGGCACGGTCCGGGCGAGCTGGTCGGGGCCTCAGTTCATCCTCGCCTCGGGCGCGGACCAGGATTACGTCGACGTGCAGTCCTGGATCCAGGAAACGGTCGCCTACGACCTGTTCGAGGCGGCGGGGCTGAGCTTCGACGAGCTGGCCGAGCAGGCCGCAGCGCCGGGCTTCCGCGCGGTGGAGATGAACGGCGCCACGCTGTCGGCTTCGCTCTCCAACGAATTGCGCGAGCTGAGCTCGCGCAACGTGGCGGGCATGATCGAAGGGTCCGAGCGGCCCGACGAGTACGTCCTCTTCATGGCCCATTGGGACCATATCGGCGAGCGGCTGAACTTCGCCGGCGAGGACCAGATCTATAACGGCGCGGTGGACAACGCGACGGGCACGACCGCGATCATCGAGATCGCCGAGCGCTTCGCCAGCGCGGACACGCGGCCTGAACGCTCTGTGATCTTCGTGGCGGTGACCGCCGAGGAGCAGGGCCTTCTGGGCAGCGAATTCTACGCCCAGGAGCCGCTGGTTCCGCTGAACCAGACCGTGGCCGGGTTCAATTTCGACGGCATGCTGCCGATCGGGCCGACCGCCGACATCGTGGTGATCGGCCGCGGCTCGTCCGAGCTCGAAGACATCCTCGAGGCCGAAGCGAACGCGATCGGCATGGACGTCACGCCCGATCCCGAGCCCGAGGCGGGGTATTTCTACCGCTCCGACCATGTCACGCTCGCCCGGCGCGGCGTGCCGATGCTTTATGCGGACTCAGGCTCCATCCACGCCGAGCGCGGCGCGGAGTACGGCGCCCAGGTCGCCGCGGGCTATCGCGCGGACCGCTATCACAAGCCGTCTGACGAATTCGACGGGGCCTGGGACATGCGCGGCTTCGTGCAGTCGACGCGCCTGATGTACGACGTCGCCCGCGAAGTCACCGACAGCGAGGCCTGGCCGAACTGGTACGAGGACAACGAGTTCCGCTCGGTCCGCGACGCGATGATGAACGACAGCGAGTAG
- a CDS encoding GNAT family N-acetyltransferase: MTSPALAPVRPEHADAVDALILRSKAFWGYDAEIMNVMARVLRLDREAMKAGRTLAGWIGDRPIGICQISEPYETARGRAMELQLLFIGPEAIGTGLGRTLYAWAIDQARAASCVRLDILSDPNATGFYAAMGARFVEDRASKTIPGRTLPWYEHDLR, encoded by the coding sequence GTGACCTCCCCCGCCCTCGCCCCCGTCCGTCCCGAGCACGCGGACGCCGTCGACGCCCTGATCCTCCGGTCGAAAGCCTTCTGGGGCTATGACGCGGAGATCATGAACGTGATGGCGCGCGTGCTGCGGCTCGACCGCGAGGCGATGAAAGCCGGGCGCACGCTGGCGGGCTGGATCGGCGACAGGCCGATCGGGATCTGCCAGATTTCCGAGCCTTATGAGACCGCGCGCGGCCGGGCGATGGAGCTGCAGCTTCTCTTCATCGGTCCCGAAGCGATCGGCACGGGGCTGGGGCGCACGCTCTACGCATGGGCGATCGATCAGGCGCGGGCGGCGTCCTGCGTCCGGCTCGACATCCTGTCCGACCCCAATGCCACGGGATTTTACGCCGCCATGGGCGCGCGTTTCGTCGAGGACCGGGCCTCCAAAACGATCCCTGGCCGCACCCTGCCCTGGTACGAGCACGATCTTCGCTGA
- a CDS encoding DUF2235 domain-containing protein, with translation MKRLIVCCDGTWQSARQQNLTNIAKIAMHAAHVDEAGDAPVRQVVYYDSGVGATFEADDDNLFNELGDWLEKNLGGAIGDGLEEKIFDAYRFLAFNYEPGDEIFVFGFSRGAYTARSLCGLIYASGLVKRERIGMLGEAYSLYRDPDIGPGDPEAIAFRDANGPRAPIRYLGCFDTVGMNGVPDVVSWLPIDRLFNRGHGFHDTFLNRDIVSARHACALDETRKALPVTVMQSSAHCPPDQVEERWFPGWHGGVGGGGEAERPFSDAALLWMVEGAEKAGMVFSRTLRADLRPDPLAPMDEPDGLWQLGRETRKVETGYRGMVPHDSAITRHRGVESWRPELVRKMDPAWFSVTGRGDPEPA, from the coding sequence ATGAAACGCCTCATCGTATGCTGCGACGGGACCTGGCAATCGGCCAGGCAACAGAACCTCACCAACATCGCGAAGATCGCCATGCACGCCGCCCATGTCGACGAGGCCGGCGACGCGCCGGTGCGTCAGGTCGTCTATTACGACAGCGGGGTCGGCGCGACCTTCGAGGCCGACGACGACAATCTGTTCAACGAGCTGGGCGACTGGCTGGAGAAAAATCTCGGCGGCGCCATCGGCGACGGGCTTGAGGAGAAGATCTTCGACGCCTACCGCTTCCTGGCGTTCAACTACGAGCCCGGCGACGAGATTTTCGTGTTCGGGTTTTCACGCGGCGCGTACACCGCGCGCTCGCTGTGCGGGCTGATCTACGCCTCGGGTCTGGTGAAGCGCGAGCGCATCGGAATGCTCGGCGAGGCCTACAGCCTCTATCGCGATCCCGATATCGGGCCGGGCGACCCCGAGGCGATCGCCTTCCGCGACGCGAACGGGCCGCGTGCGCCGATCCGGTATCTGGGGTGCTTCGACACGGTGGGCATGAACGGGGTGCCCGACGTGGTCAGCTGGCTGCCCATCGACCGGCTGTTCAATCGCGGCCACGGCTTTCACGACACCTTCCTCAATCGCGACATCGTCTCCGCCCGGCACGCCTGCGCGCTCGACGAAACCCGAAAGGCGCTGCCCGTCACGGTGATGCAGTCCAGCGCGCACTGCCCGCCCGATCAGGTCGAGGAGCGCTGGTTTCCCGGCTGGCACGGCGGGGTGGGCGGCGGTGGCGAGGCCGAGCGGCCCTTCTCCGACGCCGCGCTGCTGTGGATGGTCGAGGGCGCGGAAAAGGCCGGGATGGTCTTCTCCCGGACCCTGCGCGCCGATCTCCGCCCCGATCCGCTCGCGCCGATGGACGAGCCCGACGGCCTCTGGCAGCTGGGGCGCGAGACGCGCAAGGTGGAGACCGGCTATCGCGGCATGGTCCCGCACGACAGCGCGATCACGCGTCATCGCGGCGTCGAGAGCTGGCGTCCGGAGCTCGTCAGGAAGATGGACCCGGCCTGGTTCAGCGTGACCGGCCGCGGCGATCCCGAACCGGCCTAG
- a CDS encoding acetyl-CoA carboxylase carboxyltransferase subunit alpha → MSDPTRTYLDFERPIAELDAKIAELETVLARSGEDAPDAKDEIARLKQKSADQLKTMYSKLDAWRKTMVARHPERPHLKDYIEHLVTDFEELAGDRRFGEDHAIVGGTGRLKGRPVVLIGHEKGHDTQTRLKHNFGMARPEGYRKAIRLMDLAERFDLPVVTLVDTAGAYPGLGAEERGQAEAIARSTERCLTLGTPLVSVITGEGGSGGAVALASANTVMMLEHSIYSVISPEGCASILWRDGARAKDAAMAMKITAQDLIELKIIDSIIPEPLGGAHRDRAKAIARVGDAIEAALSSMDGLDAAELKKRRRDRFLTIGRSLLEG, encoded by the coding sequence ATGTCGGACCCGACGCGCACCTATCTCGATTTCGAACGCCCCATCGCCGAGCTCGACGCCAAGATCGCCGAGCTCGAGACCGTGCTTGCGCGCAGCGGCGAGGATGCGCCCGACGCCAAGGACGAGATCGCGCGCCTGAAGCAGAAGTCCGCCGACCAGCTCAAGACGATGTATTCCAAGCTCGACGCCTGGCGGAAGACGATGGTCGCCCGCCATCCCGAGCGGCCGCACCTGAAGGATTACATCGAACACCTCGTCACCGATTTCGAGGAGCTCGCAGGCGACCGCCGCTTCGGCGAGGACCACGCGATCGTGGGCGGCACGGGCCGCCTGAAAGGCCGGCCGGTCGTGCTGATCGGCCATGAAAAGGGCCACGACACCCAGACGCGCCTGAAGCACAATTTCGGCATGGCCCGGCCTGAAGGCTATCGCAAGGCGATCCGCCTGATGGATCTTGCCGAGCGCTTCGACCTGCCCGTGGTGACCCTGGTGGACACGGCCGGCGCGTATCCGGGCCTGGGCGCGGAAGAGCGCGGCCAGGCCGAGGCGATCGCCCGGTCGACCGAGCGCTGCCTCACTCTGGGCACGCCGCTGGTCAGCGTCATCACCGGCGAGGGCGGCTCGGGCGGCGCGGTGGCGCTGGCGAGCGCGAACACCGTGATGATGCTCGAACACTCGATCTACTCGGTGATCAGCCCCGAGGGCTGCGCCTCGATCCTGTGGCGCGACGGCGCGCGGGCGAAGGACGCGGCGATGGCGATGAAGATCACCGCTCAGGACCTGATCGAGCTGAAGATCATCGACTCCATCATCCCGGAGCCGCTCGGCGGCGCGCACAGGGACCGGGCGAAGGCCATCGCCCGCGTCGGCGACGCGATCGAGGCGGCGCTGTCTTCGATGGACGGGCTCGACGCGGCCGAGCTGAAGAAGCGCCGCCGCGACCGCTTCCTGACGATCGGGCGCAGCCTGCTGGAGGGCTAG
- a CDS encoding type 1 glutamine amidotransferase domain-containing protein yields the protein MGNRAEGRRVAILASDGFEESELFEPKKAIENAGGEVHIVSDKSGEIEANRHREKGDRIKVDRTLDEANADDYDTLMIPGGLFSPDALRRNEQALKFVNRFFENKRPVASICHGPQVLIDADAVKGRKMTGFPAIWTDMKNAGAEVVDEEVVVDQGLVTSRSPKDLDAFCDKLIEETCEGEHRAQARSA from the coding sequence ATGGGCAATCGCGCCGAAGGCCGCCGCGTCGCCATTCTCGCCTCCGACGGGTTCGAGGAGTCCGAGCTGTTCGAACCGAAGAAGGCGATCGAGAACGCCGGCGGCGAGGTTCACATCGTTTCCGACAAGTCCGGCGAGATCGAGGCGAACCGGCACCGGGAAAAAGGCGACAGGATCAAGGTCGACCGCACGCTCGATGAGGCGAACGCGGACGATTACGACACGCTGATGATCCCCGGCGGCCTGTTCTCGCCCGACGCGCTGCGCCGCAACGAACAGGCGCTGAAATTCGTCAACCGCTTCTTCGAGAACAAGCGCCCCGTCGCCTCGATCTGCCACGGCCCGCAGGTGCTGATCGACGCGGACGCGGTGAAGGGCCGCAAGATGACGGGCTTTCCCGCGATCTGGACGGACATGAAAAACGCCGGCGCCGAGGTGGTCGACGAAGAGGTCGTGGTCGATCAGGGTCTTGTGACCAGCCGCTCGCCGAAGGACCTCGACGCGTTCTGCGACAAGCTGATCGAAGAGACCTGCGAGGGCGAGCATCGCGCACAGGCGCGCTCGGCCTGA
- a CDS encoding GNAT family N-acetyltransferase, with amino-acid sequence MTEQRRTAKLLVRNAELRDVQAILDLQNRAYPDMTPDLPAMIRGQISAFPEGQIVVEYEGEVVGWCASCIIDEASAFAPHDWAGITGGGFAARHDPDGDWLYGMEVAVDPGRRRLRIGQRLYDARTSLCEEYDLKGVVFGGRLSGFKRKRRTYKTPEAYLAAVEAREIKDPVLNFQMRMGFEPAGVLRKYYPDDIESAGHAARMVWRNPSWEEGAAGPSRPWSSTVRVAAVQFHMRAVESLAEFEKNVEYFVDVCSDYRADFCVFPEMFTVALLALEKRRLNPEESIAALSKHTKRFVEFMSTLAVRYNINIVGGSHPTKTDDGDIQNVAYVFLRDGSVHGQEKIHPTPNEKYWWNIKGGDTVAAIPTDCGPVGVLICYDSEFPELARRLVDEGAKIIFVPYATDDRPGHLRVRYCAHARAIENQIYLVTAGNVGNLPGVENMDVNYAQSAVITPCDYPFARDGVAAEASENVETIAVADLHMDSLNEARRSGTVRNLRDRRFDLYRIVWTDRG; translated from the coding sequence ATGACCGAACAACGCCGCACCGCCAAGCTTCTCGTCCGCAACGCCGAACTGAGGGACGTCCAGGCCATTCTGGACCTTCAGAACCGCGCCTATCCGGACATGACGCCCGATCTGCCCGCGATGATCCGGGGGCAGATCAGCGCCTTCCCAGAAGGCCAGATCGTGGTCGAATACGAGGGCGAGGTCGTGGGCTGGTGCGCAAGCTGCATCATCGACGAGGCCAGCGCCTTCGCCCCGCACGACTGGGCGGGCATCACAGGCGGCGGCTTCGCTGCGCGCCATGATCCGGACGGCGACTGGCTGTACGGCATGGAGGTCGCGGTCGATCCCGGCCGCAGGCGGCTCAGGATCGGCCAGCGGCTCTACGATGCGCGCACCTCGCTGTGTGAGGAATACGATCTCAAGGGCGTGGTGTTCGGCGGCCGGCTGTCGGGCTTCAAGCGCAAGCGGCGCACCTACAAGACGCCCGAGGCCTATCTGGCCGCGGTCGAGGCGCGCGAGATCAAGGACCCGGTGCTGAACTTCCAGATGCGCATGGGGTTCGAGCCCGCAGGCGTGCTTCGGAAATACTATCCCGACGACATCGAGAGCGCAGGTCACGCCGCGCGCATGGTCTGGCGCAATCCCAGCTGGGAGGAGGGCGCGGCCGGCCCCTCGCGGCCCTGGTCGTCCACGGTGCGGGTGGCCGCGGTGCAGTTTCACATGCGCGCGGTGGAGAGCCTGGCCGAGTTCGAGAAGAACGTGGAGTATTTCGTCGACGTCTGCTCGGACTACCGCGCCGATTTCTGCGTCTTCCCCGAGATGTTCACCGTGGCGCTGCTGGCGCTGGAAAAGCGGCGGCTGAACCCCGAGGAGTCCATCGCCGCGCTGTCCAAGCACACCAAGCGGTTCGTCGAATTCATGAGCACGCTGGCGGTGCGCTACAACATCAACATCGTGGGCGGGTCGCACCCCACCAAGACAGACGATGGCGACATCCAGAACGTCGCCTATGTCTTCCTGCGCGACGGCTCGGTGCATGGCCAGGAAAAGATCCACCCCACGCCGAACGAGAAATACTGGTGGAACATCAAGGGCGGGGACACCGTCGCCGCCATCCCGACCGATTGCGGGCCGGTCGGCGTGCTGATCTGTTATGACTCAGAGTTCCCCGAGCTCGCCCGGCGTCTGGTCGACGAAGGCGCGAAGATCATCTTCGTGCCCTACGCCACCGACGACCGGCCCGGCCATCTCAGGGTCCGGTATTGCGCGCACGCCCGGGCCATCGAGAACCAGATCTATCTCGTCACCGCAGGCAATGTCGGCAATCTGCCTGGGGTTGAGAACATGGACGTGAACTACGCCCAGTCCGCGGTCATCACGCCCTGCGACTATCCCTTCGCCCGCGACGGCGTGGCCGCCGAGGCCAGCGAGAACGTCGAGACCATCGCGGTGGCCGATCTTCACATGGACAGCCTGAACGAGGCGCGGCGCTCGGGCACGGTGCGCAATCTGCGCGACCGGCGCTTCGATCTCTACCGCATCGTCTGGACCGACCGGGGTTAG
- a CDS encoding EAL domain-containing protein produces MTACPLPADTLDTAACACARGIDIDLAFAFQPIVDVRDNSIFAQEALLRGADGRGAGAILSQIAPSDIHAFDRKCRIGAVKAAARLLGDRPELLSLNTMPNAVYDPETCLRTTIAAAEANGFPVDRIMFEMTEHEAIEDIDHFTKIVESYKQMGFTTAIDDFGAGSSGLTLFASVLPDIIKLDAKLISGVHKSRVQSTIVGNIVELCSKFGIGVIAEGIEERAEADTLRELGIYLFQGYYFARPALDAAPARGEICWG; encoded by the coding sequence ATGACCGCCTGCCCCCTGCCGGCCGATACGCTGGACACTGCGGCCTGCGCCTGCGCGCGCGGGATCGATATCGACCTCGCCTTCGCCTTTCAGCCGATCGTGGATGTCCGCGACAACTCGATCTTCGCCCAGGAAGCGCTGCTGCGCGGCGCGGACGGCAGGGGCGCGGGCGCGATCCTGTCGCAGATCGCACCTTCCGACATTCACGCCTTCGACCGCAAATGCCGGATCGGCGCGGTGAAGGCCGCCGCGCGCCTGCTCGGCGACCGGCCTGAGCTTCTATCGCTCAACACGATGCCCAACGCGGTCTACGACCCCGAGACCTGCCTGAGGACCACGATCGCGGCGGCCGAAGCGAACGGATTTCCCGTGGACCGCATCATGTTCGAGATGACCGAGCACGAGGCGATCGAGGACATCGACCACTTCACCAAGATCGTGGAGTCCTACAAGCAGATGGGCTTCACCACCGCGATCGACGATTTCGGCGCGGGAAGTTCGGGTCTGACCCTGTTCGCCTCGGTCCTGCCCGACATCATAAAGCTCGACGCCAAGCTGATCTCGGGCGTTCACAAAAGCCGGGTGCAGAGCACGATCGTGGGCAATATCGTCGAGCTGTGCTCGAAGTTCGGCATCGGCGTCATCGCCGAGGGCATCGAGGAACGCGCCGAGGCAGACACCCTGCGCGAGCTCGGCATCTATCTGTTCCAGGGCTATTACTTCGCCCGTCCGGCGCTGGACGCCGCACCGGCGAGAGGCGAGATCTGCTGGGGGTAG
- the aguB gene encoding N-carbamoylputrescine amidase — MTDTISIAVLQAAFGRDRDANIQTIAEMVREAAGKGAKVILPPELFQNHYFCKTQDEDWFAEAFPAMEHPCVTALQPLSEELDVAIPVSIYEREGPRYYNSLVMLDGGKPLGVYRKSHIPDGPGYMEKYYFRPGDTGFRVWETRHGKVGVGICWDQWFPETARALALLGAEVLLYPTAIGTEPHDDSLDTSARWRRAMQGHAVSNVMPVGAANRIGDEDNQKFYGTSFICDHTGEVVSELGRTETGVLTAEFDRKFLDRHRAAWGFFRDRRTDLYGPYFS; from the coding sequence ATGACCGACACGATTTCGATCGCCGTGCTTCAGGCGGCGTTCGGCCGCGACCGCGACGCGAACATCCAGACGATCGCCGAGATGGTGCGCGAAGCGGCGGGCAAGGGCGCGAAGGTCATCCTGCCGCCCGAGCTCTTCCAGAACCATTATTTCTGCAAGACCCAGGACGAGGACTGGTTCGCCGAGGCCTTCCCGGCGATGGAGCACCCGTGCGTCACCGCGCTGCAGCCGCTGAGCGAGGAACTCGACGTCGCCATCCCCGTATCGATCTACGAGCGCGAGGGGCCGCGCTATTACAATTCGCTGGTCATGCTGGACGGCGGCAAGCCGCTCGGCGTCTACCGCAAGAGCCATATCCCCGACGGGCCGGGCTATATGGAGAAGTACTATTTCCGCCCCGGCGACACCGGCTTCAGGGTCTGGGAAACCAGGCACGGCAAGGTCGGCGTGGGCATCTGCTGGGACCAGTGGTTCCCCGAAACCGCCCGCGCACTGGCGCTTCTGGGCGCTGAAGTGCTGCTCTACCCCACCGCCATCGGGACCGAGCCCCATGACGACAGCCTGGACACCTCCGCGCGCTGGCGGCGGGCCATGCAGGGCCATGCGGTCAGTAACGTCATGCCGGTGGGCGCAGCCAACCGGATCGGCGACGAGGACAACCAGAAATTCTACGGCACCAGCTTCATCTGCGATCACACCGGCGAGGTCGTCAGCGAGCTCGGCCGCACCGAGACCGGCGTCCTGACCGCCGAGTTCGACCGCAAATTCCTGGACCGTCACCGCGCCGCCTGGGGCTTTTTCCGCGATCGCCGGACCGATCTTTACGGGCCGTATTTCAGCTAG
- a CDS encoding serine hydrolase domain-containing protein, producing the protein MGLRSMMMRTAAGALAALGLGAAANAQFYPPEGQSLSRMGSVIEIARTGPYAQGDSGAGAYGPFSNTAAAAAAAASRTAPLVQLEPPAYLDTLRERLDQAAGFDKTVGLAAAVIENGEPVLIYTSGETAAGSGEEVTAQTRFRAASLTKSFTGVLLAILESEGLIDLDAKVPTSILDLKGETQPTWIELMSQRSGLPPNAYDNLIEGGVSAEEARRRLSTVDLICQPGECYSYQNVAFSSAELLIEEATGLSYEEAVRQYIFGPYGLSTAGVGEDDLVSGPSWARPHRGWTRKSDRPGDPDTYYDRVPSAAAVTLTLNDLIAWAQANLAYLDGLPEEVRERVFTPYTESRRETRGLGPLRARVDETYYGLGWRVYDWGDRTLIAHAGYLSGYGAQVVMEPETGFAFVALWNADGRAPWRLWPTVMDLRTGDGPGDWLDQID; encoded by the coding sequence ATGGGTTTGCGGAGCATGATGATGAGGACGGCCGCCGGGGCGCTCGCCGCGCTCGGGCTCGGCGCTGCGGCGAACGCGCAGTTCTACCCCCCTGAAGGCCAGTCGCTGTCGCGCATGGGGTCGGTCATCGAGATCGCCCGCACAGGGCCTTACGCCCAGGGCGATTCCGGCGCGGGCGCCTATGGTCCGTTTTCGAACACGGCCGCGGCCGCCGCAGCCGCCGCGAGCCGAACCGCGCCGCTCGTCCAGCTCGAACCGCCCGCCTATCTCGACACGCTGCGCGAGCGCCTCGACCAGGCGGCGGGCTTCGACAAGACGGTCGGCCTGGCCGCCGCGGTGATCGAGAACGGCGAGCCGGTGCTGATCTACACCTCAGGCGAGACCGCCGCAGGATCGGGTGAAGAGGTCACCGCGCAGACGCGCTTCCGCGCCGCCTCGCTGACCAAGAGCTTCACCGGCGTGCTGCTGGCGATCCTCGAAAGCGAGGGCCTGATCGATCTGGACGCCAAGGTCCCGACCTCCATCCTCGACCTCAAGGGCGAGACCCAGCCCACCTGGATCGAGCTGATGAGCCAGCGTTCGGGCCTGCCGCCGAACGCCTACGACAATCTCATCGAGGGCGGGGTGAGCGCCGAGGAGGCGCGCCGCCGGCTCTCCACCGTCGATCTCATCTGCCAGCCGGGCGAGTGCTACAGCTATCAGAACGTGGCGTTCTCCTCCGCCGAGCTTCTGATCGAAGAGGCGACCGGGCTCAGCTATGAAGAGGCGGTGCGCCAGTACATTTTCGGCCCGTACGGGCTCAGCACCGCCGGGGTGGGCGAGGACGATCTCGTCTCCGGGCCCAGCTGGGCGCGCCCGCACCGTGGCTGGACGCGCAAGTCCGACCGTCCGGGGGATCCGGACACCTATTACGACCGGGTGCCGAGCGCGGCGGCGGTGACGCTGACGCTGAACGACCTCATCGCCTGGGCGCAGGCCAATCTCGCCTATCTCGACGGCCTGCCCGAAGAGGTGCGTGAGCGGGTCTTCACCCCCTATACCGAGTCCCGGCGCGAGACGCGCGGGTTGGGCCCCTTGCGCGCCCGGGTCGACGAGACCTATTACGGCCTCGGCTGGCGGGTCTATGACTGGGGTGACCGCACCCTGATCGCCCACGCCGGCTATCTGTCGGGATACGGCGCCCAGGTGGTGATGGAGCCGGAGACCGGCTTCGCCTTCGTCGCGCTGTGGAACGCCGACGGCCGCGCGCCGTGGCGGCTCTGGCCGACGGTGATGGATCTGCGCACCGGGGACGGACCCGGCGACTGGCTCGACCAGATCGACTGA